One stretch of Thalassovita sp. DNA includes these proteins:
- the tatC gene encoding twin-arginine translocase subunit TatC, whose product MSNSNELEDSSAPLIEHLAELRTRLIRSVLAFLVGMVICFAFGGQLLDFLLDPIEKTMRDLGNPNPVMQYTAPQEYFFTLIRISMVGGLALAFPVIGYQLWRFVAPGLYKNEKNAFLPFLIASPALFLLGAAFSHYVVIPLAMAFFLGFADFPSFVSAILVGEEVEGSMEAAKEGIDIVFNGKVNESLDITLKMIVAFGLCFQLPVLLTLMGKAGLASAAGLRNTRKYAVVGILTVAALVTPPDVTTQLILFTVVYGLYEISIFLVARVETKREAQLRAEGYYDDEEEFDDPLMAEFDADEAENAKESDK is encoded by the coding sequence ATGAGCAACTCTAACGAGCTGGAGGATTCCAGCGCCCCGCTGATCGAGCATCTGGCCGAGCTGCGCACCCGGTTGATCCGGTCTGTGCTGGCCTTCCTCGTTGGTATGGTGATCTGCTTTGCCTTTGGCGGGCAGCTGCTGGACTTCCTGCTGGATCCGATTGAGAAAACCATGCGGGATCTGGGCAACCCCAATCCGGTGATGCAATACACCGCCCCGCAGGAATACTTCTTTACCCTGATCCGCATCTCGATGGTGGGTGGTCTGGCGCTGGCCTTCCCGGTGATCGGCTACCAGCTGTGGCGCTTTGTGGCGCCAGGTCTCTACAAGAATGAGAAAAACGCCTTCCTGCCCTTCCTCATCGCATCGCCTGCGTTGTTCCTGTTGGGCGCGGCCTTTTCGCATTATGTGGTGATCCCGCTGGCGATGGCCTTCTTCCTGGGCTTTGCAGATTTCCCCTCCTTTGTGTCGGCCATTTTGGTTGGCGAAGAGGTTGAAGGTTCCATGGAAGCTGCCAAAGAAGGCATCGACATTGTCTTTAACGGCAAGGTTAACGAAAGCCTCGACATCACCTTGAAGATGATCGTGGCCTTTGGCCTGTGTTTCCAGCTGCCGGTTCTGCTGACCCTGATGGGCAAGGCCGGTCTGGCCTCGGCCGCCGGTCTGCGCAACACGCGCAAATATGCGGTTGTGGGCATCCTGACCGTCGCCGCGCTGGTGACCCCGCCGGATGTGACCACACAGCTGATCCTGTTCACCGTTGTTTACGGCCTCTATGAGATTTCGATCTTCCTGGTGGCCCGGGTGGAAACCAAACGCGAAGCGCAGCTGCGGGCGGAGGGTTACTATGATGACGAAGAAGAGTTTGACGATCCGCTGATGGCTGAGTTTGACGCCGATGAGGCAGAAAACGCTAAGGAAAGCGACAAGTGA
- a CDS encoding ATP-binding protein codes for MAPAPLSAPDFASADAFVWHVDPDRLEPVTKVNRVDLSLLVGVDRTRETLLANTLQFAKGLPANNALLWGSRGMGKSSIVKAIHAEVLRQGHDLKIVELQREDLPSVSRLMNLLRTSEARFLLFCDDLSFGHDDQHYKSLKAVLDGGIEGRPDNVVFYATSNRRHLMPRDMIENERSSAINPSEAVEEKVSLSDRFGLWLGFHPCSQDDYLDMIRGYCKAYGVEIDEETLWAEAIEWQATRGARSGRVAWQYFTDLAGRRGVAING; via the coding sequence ATGGCTCCGGCGCCTCTTTCTGCACCTGACTTTGCCTCTGCGGATGCTTTTGTCTGGCATGTGGACCCTGACCGCCTGGAACCAGTGACCAAGGTCAACCGGGTGGATCTGTCGCTGCTGGTTGGTGTCGATCGCACCCGCGAAACCCTGCTGGCCAACACGTTGCAGTTTGCCAAAGGTCTGCCTGCCAACAACGCCCTCCTCTGGGGGTCGCGCGGCATGGGCAAATCTTCGATCGTGAAGGCCATTCACGCCGAGGTGCTGCGTCAGGGACATGACCTGAAAATCGTGGAGCTTCAACGCGAGGATCTGCCGTCTGTGTCGCGGCTGATGAACCTGCTGCGCACTTCAGAGGCGCGTTTCCTGCTGTTCTGTGACGACCTCAGCTTTGGCCATGACGACCAGCATTACAAATCGCTGAAGGCGGTTCTGGATGGCGGCATCGAAGGGCGGCCAGACAATGTGGTGTTCTACGCCACCTCCAACCGCCGCCACCTGATGCCACGTGATATGATCGAGAACGAGCGCTCCAGCGCCATCAACCCCTCTGAGGCGGTTGAGGAGAAGGTATCGCTGTCGGATCGCTTTGGCCTCTGGCTGGGCTTCCACCCCTGTTCGCAGGATGACTACCTCGACATGATCCGTGGCTACTGCAAGGCCTATGGGGTGGAGATCGACGAAGAGACACTCTGGGCGGAAGCCATCGAATGGCAGGCCACCCGCGGGGCCCGGTCAGGTCGTGTGGCATGGCAATATTTCACCGACCTCGCAGGTCGGCGTGGTGTGGCAATCAACGGGTAG
- a CDS encoding ribonuclease J produces MSSQRLIYLPLGGAGEIGMNCYVYGYGPKDQERLILVDLGVTFPDMDGTPGVDLILPDIAWLEERKDRLDAIFITHAHEDHVGAVGHLYERLGAPIYARAFTANIARHKLAEYGFSDSVLRTVSPLPESVKVGDFEVAFLPMSHSIPESSALIIDTPKGRLIHTGDFKLDKTPIVGEPYDPDLWATVAKKGVKALICDSTNVFSPQPGRSEASIGDEITALVAEAPGMVVATTFASNVARVKTLAEAGVRAGRSICLMGRAMRRMIEAAITTGVLADFPKVVSAEEARDIPRENLMLLVTGSQGERRAASAQLANGKYNGISLKEGDMFLFSSKTIPGNERGVIRIMNQFSEMGVDVVDDHGGRYHVSGHANRPDLIEMHKLVHPEMIVPMHGEHRHLREHTKLAQSNGYPATIAVNGTMLDLSGPEPKVCDYVETGRTYLDGSVQYGALDGIVRDRIRMALNGHVLVTVILDEDNEPLGDPWCELKGLAETGKSNAPLVDVLEEDLNQFMGRAAQRTLDDDDKLEDELRKITRRSAMGEIGKKPEVTVVISRLSA; encoded by the coding sequence ATGAGCAGCCAGCGCCTGATCTATCTTCCCCTCGGCGGCGCGGGGGAGATTGGAATGAACTGTTACGTCTATGGCTACGGCCCCAAGGATCAGGAACGCCTGATCCTTGTGGATCTAGGCGTGACCTTCCCGGATATGGACGGCACGCCGGGCGTGGACCTGATCCTGCCGGATATCGCCTGGCTGGAAGAGCGCAAGGATCGCCTTGACGCGATCTTCATCACCCATGCCCACGAAGACCATGTCGGCGCTGTGGGCCATCTTTATGAGCGTCTGGGCGCCCCGATCTATGCCCGGGCTTTCACCGCAAATATCGCGCGCCACAAGCTGGCAGAATATGGCTTTTCGGACAGCGTGCTGCGCACCGTCTCGCCCTTGCCGGAAAGTGTGAAGGTGGGTGATTTTGAGGTGGCCTTCCTGCCGATGTCACATTCGATCCCCGAAAGCTCGGCCTTGATCATCGACACACCCAAGGGGCGGTTGATCCACACCGGCGATTTCAAACTGGATAAGACCCCCATCGTGGGTGAGCCTTATGATCCTGACCTCTGGGCGACGGTGGCCAAGAAAGGTGTGAAAGCGCTGATCTGTGACAGCACCAACGTGTTCAGCCCGCAGCCCGGTCGCTCGGAAGCCTCCATCGGCGATGAGATCACTGCGCTGGTGGCTGAGGCGCCGGGCATGGTGGTAGCGACCACATTTGCCTCTAACGTCGCACGGGTGAAAACCCTGGCTGAGGCCGGGGTGCGGGCAGGGCGGTCGATCTGCCTGATGGGCCGGGCCATGCGCCGGATGATTGAGGCGGCAATCACTACGGGTGTGCTGGCTGACTTCCCCAAAGTGGTGTCCGCCGAAGAGGCCCGCGATATCCCGCGGGAAAACCTGATGCTCTTGGTGACCGGGTCACAGGGCGAACGTCGCGCGGCCTCGGCCCAGCTGGCCAATGGCAAATACAATGGCATCAGCCTGAAAGAGGGGGATATGTTCCTGTTCTCCTCCAAGACCATTCCGGGCAATGAACGCGGCGTGATCCGCATCATGAACCAATTCTCGGAGATGGGTGTTGATGTGGTGGATGATCACGGCGGGCGCTATCACGTTTCCGGCCACGCCAACCGCCCCGATCTGATTGAGATGCACAAGCTGGTGCATCCTGAGATGATCGTGCCGATGCATGGCGAACACCGTCACCTGCGGGAACATACCAAACTGGCCCAAAGCAACGGCTACCCTGCCACCATCGCGGTCAACGGCACCATGCTGGACCTGTCGGGGCCGGAGCCTAAGGTTTGCGACTATGTGGAAACTGGGCGCACTTATCTGGACGGCTCTGTGCAATATGGCGCGCTGGATGGCATCGTGCGGGACCGGATCCGCATGGCGCTGAACGGCCACGTGCTGGTCACTGTTATCCTGGATGAAGACAATGAGCCGCTGGGCGATCCATGGTGTGAGCTGAAAGGCCTCGCGGAAACCGGCAAGTCCAACGCGCCGCTGGTCGATGTGCTGGAGGAGGACCTCAATCAGTTCATGGGCCGTGCCGCGCAGCGGACGCTGGATGATGACGACAAGCTGGAAGATGAGCTGCGCAAGATCACCCGCCGTTCCGCCATGGGAGAGATCGGCAAGAAGCCAGAGGTCACCGTGGTCATCTCGCGCCTGTCGGCGTGA
- a CDS encoding type III pantothenate kinase, protein MLLAIDCGNTNTVFSIWDGEKFLCTLRTSTHHARTADAYFTWYSTLINHYGIKAKITDVVISSTVPRVVWNLRVFADRFFGCRPLVVGKPDCLLPQTPRVDQGTQPGPDRLANAVAAYERHGGNVVVVDFGTATNFDVVAEDGAYVGGVIAPGVNLSLEALHSGAAALPHVDVSQPEKVIGTNTVGCIQSGVFWGYTGLIEGIITRIKSEYGHPMKVIGTGGLAPLFEKGDHLFDTIEDDLTMHGLTVIHKYNKDQGNI, encoded by the coding sequence ATGCTTCTGGCCATCGACTGCGGCAATACAAATACGGTGTTCTCAATCTGGGACGGGGAAAAATTCCTGTGCACCCTGCGCACCTCAACCCACCATGCCCGCACCGCGGATGCCTATTTCACCTGGTATTCGACGCTGATCAATCACTACGGCATCAAAGCCAAGATCACCGATGTGGTGATTTCTTCAACCGTGCCACGGGTGGTGTGGAACCTGCGTGTCTTTGCCGACCGGTTCTTTGGCTGTCGCCCGCTGGTGGTGGGCAAGCCCGATTGCCTGTTGCCGCAAACGCCACGAGTGGATCAGGGCACCCAGCCGGGGCCAGATCGTCTGGCCAATGCGGTGGCAGCTTATGAGCGCCATGGCGGCAATGTGGTTGTGGTTGATTTCGGCACCGCCACCAACTTTGACGTGGTGGCCGAGGATGGCGCCTATGTCGGCGGCGTGATTGCACCGGGGGTGAACCTCAGCCTTGAGGCGCTGCACTCCGGTGCGGCGGCGTTGCCGCATGTGGATGTCAGCCAGCCAGAGAAGGTCATTGGCACCAATACGGTCGGCTGCATTCAATCCGGGGTCTTTTGGGGCTATACCGGCCTGATCGAAGGCATCATTACGCGAATCAAGTCAGAATACGGTCATCCGATGAAAGTCATTGGCACTGGTGGTCTGGCCCCCTTGTTTGAGAAGGGCGATCACCTATTTGACACCATCGAGGATGACCTGACCATGCACGGCCTGACCGTGATCCACAAATACAATAAGGACCAAGGCAACATATGA
- a CDS encoding biotin--[acetyl-CoA-carboxylase] ligase: MQDWPDGYGKRVLESIDSTNAEAARIADHLAGPEWILALEQTAGRGRRGRAWVNPVGNFAATLVLHPTEPPEVVALRSFVASLALYDAFVAVTGRPQGLSLKWPNDVLLNGGKVAGILLESVGMARDIRHIGIGIGVNLKEAPGADQVEEGALRPVSLLSETGIAVSPEEFLDALAPAYAHHEAQFRIYGFEPIRALWLDRAARLGEVITARSMRDERTGTFETVDAAGNLVLSTAKGRETIAAADIFF; encoded by the coding sequence ATGCAGGATTGGCCGGACGGTTACGGAAAACGGGTGCTGGAAAGCATCGACAGCACCAACGCAGAGGCGGCACGGATCGCTGATCATCTGGCGGGGCCGGAGTGGATTTTGGCGCTGGAGCAGACCGCAGGACGTGGCCGGCGCGGCCGGGCTTGGGTCAATCCGGTGGGCAACTTTGCCGCCACGCTGGTGCTGCACCCGACAGAACCGCCCGAGGTGGTGGCGCTGCGCAGTTTCGTGGCCTCCCTGGCGCTTTATGATGCCTTTGTTGCCGTCACAGGGCGGCCACAGGGGCTGAGCCTGAAATGGCCCAATGACGTGTTGCTGAACGGTGGCAAGGTGGCGGGCATTCTGCTGGAAAGCGTCGGCATGGCGCGCGATATCCGCCACATCGGCATCGGGATCGGGGTGAACCTGAAAGAAGCCCCCGGCGCCGATCAGGTCGAGGAGGGCGCCTTGCGGCCGGTTTCACTGTTGTCAGAAACCGGGATCGCGGTGTCACCGGAGGAGTTTCTGGACGCGCTGGCCCCGGCCTATGCCCATCATGAGGCGCAGTTCCGCATCTACGGGTTTGAGCCGATCCGCGCCCTGTGGCTGGATCGTGCGGCCCGTCTGGGTGAGGTGATAACAGCACGCAGCATGCGCGATGAACGCACCGGCACCTTCGAGACGGTAGACGCGGCGGGCAATCTTGTCCTATCCACCGCAAAAGGTCGCGAAACCATCGCGGCCGCTGACATTTTCTTCTGA
- the nuoN gene encoding NADH-quinone oxidoreductase subunit NuoN: MIQADLNIILPEILLSVYAMLGLVFAVYTGKDKLGPLLTWTTALVFVLLAAWIGMSGSGSHVAFDGMYNDDAFARFAKVAILLSAAAILVMSQEYMSRRDMLRFEYPMLMALAVVGMMVMVSAGDLMALYLGLELQSLALYVIASLRRDSVKSTEAGLKYFVLGSLSSGLLLFGSSLVYGFSGTTLFSGIIEAASGGHASLGLLFGLVLVISGLAFKISAVPFHMWTPDVYEGAPTPVTAFFATAPKIAAMALFARVLHDAFGGVTKDWQQVVALLSLLSMFLGAVAAIGQTNIKRLMAYSSIAHMGYAMMGLAAGTAFGVQALLIYMVIYVTMNIGTFAFILTMEKDGQPVTDINALNMYAKREPGKALAMLVLLFSLAGVPPMVGFFGKFYVLQAAYEAGLIWLAVLGVVASVIGAFYYLRIVYYMYFGDESEESLDSGAQPVLWGLLMASAVIIGLAWLPGVNLLGVEAWAEAAAATLVN; this comes from the coding sequence ATGATCCAGGCTGATCTGAACATTATCCTGCCGGAAATCCTGCTGTCTGTTTACGCGATGCTGGGGCTGGTTTTTGCGGTCTACACCGGCAAGGACAAGCTGGGCCCGCTGCTGACATGGACCACCGCATTGGTCTTTGTGTTGCTGGCGGCATGGATTGGCATGTCGGGCAGCGGCAGCCACGTGGCCTTTGACGGCATGTACAATGACGATGCCTTTGCCCGCTTTGCCAAGGTTGCCATCCTGCTGAGCGCTGCGGCTATTCTGGTGATGAGCCAGGAGTATATGAGCCGCCGCGATATGCTGCGGTTTGAATATCCGATGCTGATGGCGCTGGCCGTTGTCGGCATGATGGTCATGGTGTCTGCCGGTGATCTGATGGCGCTGTATCTGGGGCTGGAACTGCAGTCGCTGGCGCTCTACGTGATCGCCTCGCTGCGCCGTGACAGCGTGAAATCCACTGAGGCGGGTCTGAAGTATTTTGTGCTGGGTTCGCTCAGCTCGGGCCTGCTGCTGTTCGGCTCGTCGCTGGTCTATGGTTTCTCGGGCACAACGCTGTTCTCGGGCATCATTGAGGCCGCTTCGGGCGGGCATGCCTCGCTGGGGCTGCTGTTTGGTCTGGTGCTGGTGATCTCGGGCCTGGCCTTCAAGATCTCGGCCGTGCCGTTCCACATGTGGACACCGGACGTTTACGAAGGCGCGCCGACCCCGGTGACTGCGTTTTTTGCCACCGCCCCCAAGATCGCCGCGATGGCGCTGTTTGCCCGGGTGCTGCATGACGCCTTTGGAGGTGTGACCAAGGACTGGCAACAGGTTGTGGCGCTTCTGTCGCTCTTGTCGATGTTCCTGGGCGCTGTGGCTGCGATTGGACAGACCAACATCAAACGCCTGATGGCCTATTCCTCGATCGCTCATATGGGCTATGCGATGATGGGTCTGGCGGCAGGCACGGCCTTTGGTGTGCAGGCGCTGCTGATTTACATGGTGATCTATGTCACCATGAACATCGGCACCTTCGCCTTTATCCTGACGATGGAGAAAGACGGCCAACCGGTCACCGATATCAACGCGCTGAACATGTATGCCAAACGTGAGCCGGGCAAAGCCTTGGCGATGCTGGTCCTTCTGTTCTCGCTTGCGGGTGTGCCGCCGATGGTGGGTTTCTTCGGCAAGTTCTACGTGCTGCAGGCCGCTTATGAGGCCGGTCTGATCTGGCTGGCGGTGCTGGGTGTTGTGGCCTCGGTCATCGGCGCCTTCTACTACCTGCGGATCGTCTACTACATGTACTTTGGTGATGAGAGCGAGGAGAGCCTCGACAGCGGTGCGCAGCCGGTGCTCTGGGGGCTGTTGATGGCCTCGGCCGTGATCATCGGTCTGGCCTGGCTGCCCGGTGTGAACCTGCTGGGGGTTGAAGCCTGGGCCGAAGCCGCCGCCGCGACGCTGGTCAACTAA
- a CDS encoding NADH-quinone oxidoreductase subunit M, protein MSDSLLSLVTFIPALGAVILAVFLRGSDAPAQRNAKWVALVTTSITFLVSLFILAEFDPSNTGFQFVESREWILGLSYRLGVDGISVLFVMLTTFMMPLVIWASWDVKTRVKEYMIAFLLLETLMLGVFMALDLVLFYLFFEAGLIPMFLIIGIWGGANRIYASFKFFLYTFLGSVLMLVAMVGMYVDAGTTCIAACGEATSLMTHSFEAEGFEVLGIYVVGGMQTLLFLAFFASFAVKMPMWPVHTWLPDAHVQAPTAGSVVLAAILLKMGGYGFLRFSLPMFPIGADVMTPLVLWMSAIAIVYTSLVALVQEDMKKLIAYSSVAHMGYVTMGIFAANQQGIDGAIFQMISHGFISGALFLCVGVIYDRMHTREIDAYGGLVNRMPAYALIFMFFTMANVGLPGTSGFVGEFLTLMGVFQVNTWVAMIATSGVILSAAYALWLYRRVVMGDLIKESLKTISDMTVRERAIFTPLVVMTLLLGVYPPLVTDIIGPSVEALINNYQLALAEAPSATAVAVSH, encoded by the coding sequence ATGTCTGATAGTTTGCTCTCTCTGGTCACCTTTATCCCAGCGCTGGGGGCGGTCATTCTGGCCGTGTTCCTGCGCGGGTCCGATGCGCCTGCACAGCGCAACGCGAAATGGGTGGCGCTGGTGACCACATCGATCACCTTCCTGGTGTCGCTGTTCATCCTGGCCGAGTTTGACCCATCCAACACCGGGTTTCAGTTTGTCGAAAGCCGCGAATGGATCCTGGGCCTGAGCTACCGCTTGGGTGTGGATGGCATTTCCGTGCTGTTTGTCATGCTGACCACCTTCATGATGCCGCTGGTCATTTGGGCCAGCTGGGATGTGAAGACCCGCGTCAAAGAGTACATGATCGCCTTCCTGCTGCTGGAGACCCTGATGCTGGGTGTCTTCATGGCGCTGGATCTGGTGCTGTTCTACCTGTTCTTTGAGGCCGGTCTGATCCCGATGTTCCTGATCATCGGAATCTGGGGCGGCGCCAACCGCATCTATGCTTCGTTCAAGTTCTTCCTCTACACCTTCCTTGGCTCGGTGCTGATGCTGGTGGCGATGGTGGGCATGTATGTGGATGCGGGCACCACCTGTATCGCAGCCTGTGGCGAAGCAACCTCGCTGATGACCCACTCTTTTGAGGCCGAAGGCTTTGAGGTGCTGGGCATCTACGTTGTCGGCGGTATGCAGACGCTGCTGTTCCTGGCCTTCTTTGCCAGCTTCGCGGTGAAAATGCCGATGTGGCCGGTCCACACCTGGCTGCCCGATGCCCACGTTCAGGCCCCAACGGCCGGTTCGGTGGTGCTGGCAGCGATCCTGCTGAAGATGGGCGGCTACGGCTTCCTGCGGTTCAGCCTGCCGATGTTCCCCATCGGCGCTGACGTGATGACACCGCTTGTTCTGTGGATGTCGGCGATTGCCATCGTCTACACCTCGTTGGTGGCGCTGGTGCAGGAAGACATGAAGAAGCTGATCGCCTATTCTTCCGTGGCCCACATGGGGTACGTGACTATGGGTATCTTTGCAGCCAACCAGCAGGGCATTGATGGCGCGATCTTCCAGATGATCAGCCACGGTTTCATCTCGGGCGCGCTGTTCCTCTGTGTTGGTGTGATCTACGACCGGATGCACACCCGTGAGATCGACGCCTACGGTGGTCTGGTCAACCGGATGCCGGCCTATGCGCTGATCTTCATGTTCTTCACCATGGCCAACGTCGGCCTGCCGGGCACCTCGGGCTTCGTCGGCGAATTCCTGACCCTGATGGGTGTCTTCCAGGTCAACACCTGGGTGGCCATGATCGCCACCTCGGGTGTGATCCTGTCGGCGGCCTATGCGCTGTGGCTTTACCGCCGCGTGGTGATGGGCGACCTGATCAAGGAAAGCCTCAAGACCATCAGCGACATGACCGTCCGCGAACGCGCGATCTTTACGCCGCTGGTTGTCATGACGCTGCTCTTGGGGGTCTACCCGCCACTGGTCACCGATATCATCGGCCCGTCGGTTGAGGCGCTGATCAACAACTACCAACTGGCCCTCGCGGAGGCGCCAAGCGCCACCGCCGTGGCCGTATCGCACTAA
- the nuoL gene encoding NADH-quinone oxidoreductase subunit L, giving the protein MYQTILFAPLIGALIGGFGWRIIGEKGAQFVTTGLLFLAALLSWIVFLRGDSLDQPVHILDFIQSGSLDTAWSIRVDRLTTTMLVVVTSVSALVHLYSFGYMAHDHAWKEGEHYKARFFAYLSFFTFAMLMLVTSDNLVQMFFGWEGVGVASYLLIGFYYKKPSANAAAIKAFVVNRVGDFGFALGIFGLFLLTDSISFDEIFARAPELAETTITFLWTDWNAANLLAFLLFIGAMGKSAQLILHTWLPDAMEGPTPVSALIHAATMVTAGVFLVCRMSPLMEFAPEATAFITFLGATTAFFAATVGLVQNDIKRVIAYSTCSQLGYMFVAAGVGVYSVAMFHLFTHAFFKAMLFLGAGSVIHGMHHEQDMRNYGGLRKKLPLTYWAMMIGTLAITGVGIPLSGWIGFAGFASKDAVIESAYVGSAGGYAFWMLVIAALFTSFYSWRLMFLTFFGTARGNKHTHDHAHESPTVMLIPLGVLALGAMFAGMIWYGSFFGKTNEVVKYFGGHYTAPAEELVKEVAEANPKASKLKYVMDGAPGEAAIYMAPENTVLHEAHYVPTWVKLSPFVAMVIGLVVALWFYIWTPSMPARVAAANRPLYLFLLNKWYFDEIYDFLFVKPAQALGRFLWKRGDGVVIDGFLNGVAMGIVPFFTRLAGKAQSGYIFTYAFAMVLGIVALITWMTLSGGAH; this is encoded by the coding sequence ATCTATCAGACTATCCTCTTTGCACCCCTCATTGGGGCGCTCATTGGCGGTTTCGGCTGGCGTATCATCGGTGAGAAGGGCGCGCAGTTCGTCACAACCGGCCTCCTGTTTCTGGCCGCGCTGCTCAGCTGGATCGTGTTCCTTCGCGGTGACAGTTTGGACCAACCCGTACATATTCTGGACTTCATCCAGTCCGGCTCGTTGGACACCGCCTGGTCGATCCGGGTAGACCGTCTGACCACGACTATGCTGGTGGTTGTGACCTCGGTATCGGCCTTGGTGCACCTTTATAGCTTTGGCTACATGGCGCATGACCATGCCTGGAAAGAGGGCGAGCATTACAAGGCCCGCTTCTTTGCCTATCTGTCGTTCTTTACCTTTGCCATGCTGATGCTGGTCACCTCGGACAACCTGGTGCAGATGTTCTTTGGCTGGGAAGGTGTGGGCGTCGCTTCGTATCTGCTGATTGGTTTTTACTACAAGAAACCTTCGGCCAACGCGGCGGCTATCAAGGCTTTTGTGGTGAACCGTGTCGGTGACTTCGGTTTTGCGCTGGGGATCTTTGGCCTGTTCCTGCTGACCGACAGCATTTCGTTTGACGAGATCTTTGCCCGCGCACCGGAACTGGCAGAAACCACCATCACCTTCCTGTGGACCGACTGGAACGCGGCCAACCTTCTGGCCTTCCTGCTGTTCATCGGCGCGATGGGTAAATCAGCACAGCTGATCCTGCACACCTGGCTGCCCGACGCGATGGAAGGTCCGACGCCAGTGTCGGCGCTGATCCACGCAGCTACCATGGTAACCGCCGGTGTGTTCCTGGTCTGCCGCATGTCGCCGCTGATGGAATTTGCGCCTGAGGCCACGGCCTTCATCACCTTCCTCGGCGCCACCACAGCGTTTTTCGCCGCGACCGTTGGTCTGGTGCAGAACGACATCAAACGTGTGATCGCCTATTCGACCTGTTCGCAGCTGGGCTACATGTTCGTGGCGGCTGGTGTGGGCGTCTATTCGGTTGCGATGTTCCACCTGTTCACCCATGCCTTCTTCAAGGCGATGCTGTTCCTTGGTGCGGGCTCCGTAATTCACGGCATGCACCACGAACAGGACATGCGGAACTACGGCGGCCTGCGGAAGAAGCTGCCCCTGACCTATTGGGCGATGATGATCGGCACGCTGGCCATTACCGGTGTGGGGATCCCGCTGTCCGGCTGGATCGGCTTTGCCGGCTTTGCCTCCAAAGATGCTGTGATCGAAAGCGCCTATGTCGGCTCCGCTGGTGGCTATGCCTTCTGGATGCTGGTGATCGCTGCGCTGTTCACCTCGTTTTACAGCTGGCGCCTGATGTTCCTGACTTTCTTTGGCACCGCACGTGGCAACAAACACACCCACGACCATGCCCATGAAAGCCCAACCGTGATGCTGATCCCGCTGGGCGTTCTGGCGCTGGGGGCGATGTTTGCTGGTATGATCTGGTACGGCTCCTTCTTTGGCAAAACCAACGAAGTGGTGAAATACTTCGGTGGCCATTACACCGCCCCGGCAGAAGAGCTGGTCAAAGAAGTGGCCGAAGCCAACCCGAAAGCCTCCAAGCTGAAATATGTGATGGATGGTGCACCGGGTGAGGCGGCGATCTACATGGCACCGGAAAACACCGTGCTGCACGAAGCTCACTATGTCCCGACCTGGGTCAAGCTGAGCCCGTTTGTGGCGATGGTCATCGGCCTTGTTGTGGCGCTGTGGTTCTACATCTGGACCCCGTCGATGCCCGCACGTGTGGCGGCGGCAAACCGTCCGCTGTACCTGTTCCTGCTGAACAAATGGTACTTTGATGAGATCTACGATTTCCTCTTTGTGAAGCCTGCACAGGCGCTGGGTCGTTTCCTGTGGAAACGCGGTGATGGCGTGGTCATCGATGGCTTCCTTAATGGTGTGGCCATGGGCATCGTGCCCTTCTTCACCCGCCTCGCGGGCAAGGCACAGTCTGGCTATATCTTCACTTATGCCTTTGCGATGGTGCTTGGCATCGTTGCACTGATCACCTGGATGACGCTCAGCGGAGGGGCGCACTAA
- the nuoK gene encoding NADH-quinone oxidoreductase subunit NuoK has translation MIGLEHYLTVASALFVIGIFGLFLNRKNIIILLMSIELMLLSVNINLVAFSSFLGDLVGQVFTLFVLTVAAAEAAIGLAILVCFFRNRGTIAVEDVNVMKG, from the coding sequence ATGATTGGACTTGAACATTACCTGACGGTGGCCTCGGCGCTATTCGTCATCGGCATCTTCGGTCTCTTTCTGAACCGGAAAAACATCATCATCCTGTTGATGAGCATCGAATTGATGCTCCTGTCGGTGAACATCAATCTGGTGGCCTTCTCCAGCTTCCTTGGCGATTTGGTCGGGCAGGTCTTCACATTGTTTGTGCTGACCGTTGCGGCCGCTGAGGCGGCGATTGGCCTGGCGATCCTGGTCTGCTTCTTCCGCAACCGCGGCACCATCGCGGTGGAAGACGTTAACGTGATGAAAGGCTGA